CTTTGCAAGCAGTTTGATCAAATATTGAGTCCCAAAAGCATTTTGTcacaaatttttaatttgtaaaatagaaatataaacaagagtaaattgtagctatggtccctgaactttactcaaattggagcaatggtccttcaactaaaaatccattaccattggtctttcaactcattaaaacgtgtagctatggtccctcaactaaaaatccattacctttggtccctcaattttaattcaactggagaaatggtcccttaactttatccaaattgtagctatggtccttcaaacataactcgttttgacaaaatattttacgtaattgacaaaaatgaccataattacacactttgatgagttgagggtgacacaccccgtcccgaaggagggcgtgctggccatcacgtgagagtgacgtaaccatttgcacagttcGGAAGCTCTGAGTCACCTTGTCTCTGAGATCTGGGATCACCAATAAATCTATCCCTTCGCCTCTGACCAGTGGCATTAAAATCTCAGCTAGAAGAGGTTCGGAAgctctcacgtgatggccagcacgccctccttcgggacggggtgtgtcagagggaccctaattaaataaatggttattccaacataacatattttgacaaaattttgaagaaattaatgaaaatgactatagctacacattttgataagttgaaggaccaatggtaatggatttttagttgagggaccattgctccaatttgagtaaagttcagggaccattgctacaatttactctataaACAAATACTACCTCCGAGCAAAAGTGATACCCGATATTCAAGAAATCAATGTATGACATACACAATTTATTGAGAAGCTTATTGATCAGCAAAATTAACACCAAAATTTGGCTTACGATCATTACTAAGTTAAGCAAGACCGATCCAAAATCGTGACTTATAGCTCACAGTTTTTgtgaaatataaaaattttgaagatttgaaatttttttggtaTACAAGTTGAAGAAAGTTTTACAAGATAGTTGGAAGTAGTTGGATCATTTATTAAGACAAacattttttatgaatgttaatgtataaataaataaacattgcCGGAGAGTGCAAATTATATTTGATTTCCTACACAAATAATTGAGAAGCTTATTGACCGATAAAAATGACATGGCTTAAAGTCACTACTTTAGAAATTAGCAAGATTGATGGAAAATCATGACTTATAGCTCACGTTTTTTgctaaaaatgaaaattttgacatTTGCAAATTTTTTGGTGTACCCATTAAAGAAAGTTTTATAAGCTCTTCAAAAGTAACTAGAGCAAAAGCATTTTTGGTATGCGCATTATAGAAAGTTTTAAAAGCTCGTCGGAAGTAGTTGGACAATTTTTTAAGACTCAAAAGTATCTTTTACGGATCTTTATTGTTAAATAGAATAGTACATAACCACCGGCGGAGAGCGAAAATGATATCCAATTTCCTACACAAATTATTAAGAAGTTTACTGAGCGATGAGAATGGAATGAAGGTAGCTTATGATTGTTACTTTAGAAATTTGCAAAGTCGATCTCAAATCGAGAATTGTAGCTCAcggtttttctaaaaaaatgcaaattttaaacaaattttaaacatttgCAAATGTTATTGGGGTTGGAAAAATAAGGTCTAATTGCTATATAAAATCACatagaaaatcaagaaataattcatataattatatatcaaaGTAATGCATGCACGTGAGCAAccaatgttaaatgaacatGACACAATGGATTAGAAAAGCCTGGAAATATGGTCGAGGCAAATGTTGGACACTATGTCCTTAAGAAAAGTTTACGCCCCATACAGTGCTCATGGTTGATCGGCGCTTGTCTCATAGGATACAACGACCATGTCCTTATAATAGTAGTACTCCAAATCACAGGACTCATGAACCacgattgtgttgaaaactctcATATGGACTCAATGAGATTCTCTAACATTTAGTATGTAAATGAAAAGTTGTTTTAAAGACTATAAGGGgcttctctatttatagaatttgagATGTCTCTGGAAAACATGTGACTGTTCATGAAGAGTCAAAACTTGTAACTCTTCATTAGGATAAACACATATTTCCACAAAAAGGCATTGCTTTTAATctccattcaattaataaattaaatataataatactaatataaATTTTCAAACAATCGGTATATGCATCAAAAGGGTTTACAAATCCTTTGCAAGCAGATGGATCAAATATTGAGTCCCAACAgcattttttcacaaaaaatttaGGGAAAATTTGAAAGAGGTCCAATTTTATTGCCCATCTTTTGAAATAGGTCTAATTTTTTGtgacttttgacttttgaaataggtccaatttttagtCCAATTGGACTCATATCAAAAGACCCAAAACATTTAAGGGGGTGTGGTCAAACTATGATTTAGaaggattttaaaggattttaaaagtgaTGGATTTGATAGGATTTAGGAAAATTTAAGACTCCCACAAAATCCATATGGagtttaaagaatttgaatgaaTTTGGTTTGTAGATTTTGATGAATTGTGAGggattttcatataatttttttatttaaaaaaaaaaaggaaaatcttTTCCCTTGCCCCACTGTACTTGATAGTCACTTTATCCCCTCCCTAGTTCGTGTCCCTTTTCACACCATCACggctccatctctctctcaattGAGCACTGCTATGTCGCCAGCAACCCTCATCAACGACTAGCCTTTTGTTCAttcgattttttatttatttagctgATGTTCTAGTTCGCTAGCAATTGCAACAACCTTTGAAAAATCATCCTCATCAGCCTCGTTGCCAAAATATGTTTCATCAGCAATTCCGGCAACGTTTGGAGGAACACCGAACCCATCCTCATCGACATCTGGAGATTTGGATGAAAAACAGGTTATGCACCAACACCGACATCTGGAGATGCATATGCAGAGAATACATGGCCAAATCATTTTCTGCATTGAATTCACGTTCTAGGCACCGTCCCAGAGATTTAACAACCGCTGAATTTTGAGGCTTATGATGGAAAGAAAATGAACCAAACTTCTCATTTGCAAAGTCTCTGCTGTTGGTACCTCAAATTTCTAGACATTGTCACTACTCAATGTGGAGCATGCATTTGAGCTACTGACATTAGGGCATTTATTAGGATCAGTCCTTTTGGAGCTTTTCTTTCTTATGATGGAAGAAGTATTTTTGAAATTCTCATCAGACCAATGTGTCCATGTATTCTCTGCATATGCGTCTCTGGTAGTATTTGGTGTTCGTCGGTTTTTCACTGTGGCTGGGGTTGGTAGACATGAGGACTACCAAGATGAAATAAGATTTGAAATCCTAGGGGGTGAGGTTGGATTCTTTTTGGTCTTGGTTATATATACTTCTTGctctcaaatcccacaaaatccaCCACTTATTGAAATCCTACAAAATCTTAATTTTCTGAATACACTTAGATTTGGATGGACTTTAAAATCTCTAATAAAATCTCAATGGACTACATCTAGATTTGTATGGATtgtaaaatcttttaaaatcttttagttgactacactaggattttaaagtcttttaaaatcctctcaaatccgagtttgactacaccccctTAATGTGTAAGatagaaaaacaaataaatactaCCATCGAGGGAAAGTGATACCCGAGATTCGGGAAATCACTATATATCCTACACAAATTATTGAGAAGCTCATCGATTGACAAAAAATGAACTAAAGTAGGCTTGCGATCTCTACTTTAGTAATTAGCAAGATTAATCCATAGTCGTGACTTACAACTCACAGTTTtcgtgaaaaatgaaaattgaaaactgaaaattttgaactGTTGTAAATTCTCGTATACACGTTAAAGAAACTTTTGCAGGCTCATCAAAAGTGGTTAGACAGTTTATTAAGAcggataattattttttatgtgtaaaatagaaaaaaaaaatccctggCAGAGAGAAAAAATGATATCTGATTTTCTACACAAATTGTTACTTTAAAAATTTGCAAAATGGACCTCAAATTGTGACTTATAgttcacatattttttttttgtgaaaagtgCAAATTTTATTGGTATACCCtttaaataaagttttataagcTCTTAAGAAGAAGCTGGATCATTCATTAATACACAGAAGTTATTTTTacagattttagtatgttaatagaaaaatatataaatactgGCGGAGTGCGAATTGATATTCAATTTTCTACACAAATTATTAAAAGCCATACACAAATCATTAAGAAGCTTATCGATCGTCCAAAATGACACAAAAGTAGGCTTACAACCACTACTTTAGAAATTAACAAGATCGATCCAAAATCATGACTTATAACTCAtagtttttgtgaaaaaatgaaaatattgcACATTTGCAAATGTTTTGGTAAACGTAGAAAGAAAATAACTGTAGTACATCTAGCAGACCAGGTATGTCTGGATGTGGGCGGAGGTGAGGTAATGCCTAGGGTTAGGTTTAGCGTTCATGATACGTGAGAAGAAATCTAACCGTGAAGAATGTGTCGATAATATTTGGATGGCAATTTTGGAAGGCTAAAACATTTCTTGGGTGTCCAGAGAAAATGTGGAAAGAAAAAGTGGGTGTTCAGAAAAGGGGTGTCCAAGAATTGAATGTAAACTTAGATTTGACAATAACAGAATAATAAAATCGGACTAACATACatttatttttggtattttgtaAGGAAGTTGATCACTCCACATACATATATAGTTTTGTTCATACACAAATTACATTCACATTAGAATTCTTATGCAAAAAACAATAATATACCTATAATTAGATTTCTTCAAAAGTTACTGAGGAAATTTTTGAACCATTGCGCTGAGAGTTTTGGGGATCTTTTTAGCCCATTGTCATAATCCACATAATTGATACCAAATCGAACAGTGTATCCAGAATTCCATTCAAAGTTGTCTAACAATGACCATAGAAAGTATCCCTTCACATTGACACCATCCCTTcccaaaaaaacaaacacactGACTTCAATGCAATGATTAAATAACCAAACTATAAGAATGCTAGACCATAAATAGTCTTAATTAGAACTTACTGGATTGCTTTTTGAAGATAATAGAGGTGCCAGTAATGATAATCAACTCTTATGGTGTCATTAAGGGCTTCTTCAAGTGATAATTTGGGATCATTGAACTCATCAATGCCTACAATATAATGTGTCAGCGTGTAATTTTAATTTGTGGGCTTTACTTAATAACATTTTACACTGGACATATACAATTAATTTAAGGCCTAAAAGTAATTACCATTTTCAGTAATGTAAATGAGTGGATCGTGATAGTTTTCCTTTATGTAATGTAAAAGATCTTGAATTCCTCTTGGATAAACATACAGCCAGTCAGAAGCAGCCTACAACACCatttgaagaaaattgaggcttttatatataaattaattccCATATAAGTGATGCTAATAGTTTAAGCTAATTTGATGTGTACCTTTGGACCAATGGGCACCCCATTACGCTCATCTGCCACAACATAGATATGAATATCATCAAAATAacacatttataggaattttaAATTTAGATATGATTAACAtcaaaataaaacatttataggaattttaAATTGGTTGAAGGAAATTATCAGTTTGCACTGACATAAGGGTTTAGCATGTATGTCTATCAAGTAGCTTGCATTTGATGAATTAGGTTGAGGTGCATAGGCTGCATAATAGGTAGTATAGTAATTCAATCCGAGAAAATCGAATGAACCAAATAGCATCATGGATTGTTCCTTTGTGAATTTTGGCAATCGGTTTCCAACAAGACGTTGCATACTTTGCGGATAGTCACCACTAGTCAATGGCTCAGCaaacctacaaaaacatgtGGCAATTACAAGAATCAACTTAATATAGATAGTATTGTTGATTATAATCAACCAATAAACTGCTAATTAAATTTCTAaatagagaaatgctaagggaaCTCTTTCAAAGTGAGACTTGCCATGGACTATTTGTCACCTCATAGTTTAATGTCAATTCCCatgctaacattataaaatattgtgcaaaaaacatgaggtggTAGAGAGTTTGTGGaacttttgagagagtctccttagcatttataatatatatttaccAGCCAAACATGAAATCCAAAAATCGTAATGCTGcatttttatgttggtttgcCTCAGAAATTGGTATAAACCAGTTGGATACCAGTGTTATTCCTATCGTGCCTTCTTGTGATGTCTGCACATGTTCAACTTTTAAATTGGTTAAATATTGTAGCCTGAAAATTTTATCCTCCAGTGACTCAAAATATTCTCAATGGGGACGAGATCCCCAAAAGAAAATGGCATGACCTGATATTTATTCTTGTACAATTTTACAGCTGCGGCGTGAGCTAGGAGGAGGTTGTGTGCCACTAAATATGGTTCGGTAGCCGAATTTCCACCAGTGCAGTTTAGTTGTTGCCAAGCAGAACACCGTCCCGGTGCCAGAAACCCACGTGTATAACCACCATAACTATAGCTCCATGGCTCATTTATTGTGATCCAATGCTTTACCCGGTCACCGAACTCCTTGTAACAAAGCTCTACATAGTTCCGAAAATGATTGCTGCATATTCACAAAGTGCATGAAAGatttagaattgaaaaaaaacccAATGGCATAATGATTACTAAACATATTTTATAATCGTTCTTATTCAAGGCTTACACAATTTTAGGGCTTAAGAAACCTCCATATTCGTCATGTAAAGCTTGCGGAAGATCCCAGTGAAAGAGTGTCACAAATGGCTTTAAACCTAGCATAACCAATAAAACCAAAAATTTGATTGAAGGATGTTTATGAGTGGATGTTACTCTTATTAATTATGTAATAATATTTGATTTAAGGTGAAATTATGTTGTGTCACCATTGTTTATGAGTTCATTGATAAGATTGTTGTAGTATTTGATCCCTTCCTTGTTCACGCCCCCACTGAGCTTTCCATCTAATAATAATTAGAACAAAATGAGAAAATAGGTAAATCAAACTATATATGGTtagaaattaaagttcaaaaagtTTTAACTGTATGTTCTAGCTAGAACGACCAGAACACTTCAGCTAAAATTTCAAGGCCACAAAGGAGTTAAATAACTACAATCCTCATTTTATTACACAACAAACTACTCATCTTTCTATAACTTTTAACAATACCACAATATAAAGAGAGAAAGTAGTTATAGTAGAGTGAGTTTATTTTCTCCAATATAACCCTTGAtgagttttcttattttttctataaaaagtTTAGTAATGAAAAGCTTTAagattaaagaaaattaataaaaagcttAATGAAAATTTAGTAGTAATAGCTAATAAGGAAAAAAACAGTAATATTTCTGTAGATTAGTTGAGTTCATGGCAGTATCGTAATAAGCTGAAAAAGAGGCCGTAGCATTTTTATGAACAAGTTGAAGTTTGGGTGTCCGTCGCATTTTTGTAAGTAAGTTAAACTTCAGTGGCATCAGCTATTTATACACGATTAGGTCAATTGCTAATACACGTGTCAGATTTAGGGTGACATGTGCACAAATAGTCGGTGCCACAAAAGTTCAActtatttacaaaaatgccacctcttttttttctttttcttttaatggTTTCTTCTTTTATTGCTCTTCATTAAgtatttttggttaaaaagaaaatttataagGCCCTATTAATTGgtttttccaaaaacaaaatcaaagtgAACTGTTATGTACAATGTGATGCAAATGCGG
This window of the Malus domestica chromosome 03, GDT2T_hap1 genome carries:
- the LOC103447299 gene encoding beta-glucosidase 12-like, giving the protein MAMPLGFLLLALVLLIALTNSNDAVTIPANYDTVFLNRSSFPAGFIFGTASSSYQYEGAAKGGGKGPSIWDTYTHKYPDRIKDHSNGDVTVDEYHNYKEDVRIMMNMRLDAYRFSISWPRLLPNGKLSGGVNKEGIKYYNNLINELINNGLKPFVTLFHWDLPQALHDEYGGFLSPKIVNHFRNYVELCYKEFGDRVKHWITINEPWSYSYGGYTRGFLAPGRCSAWQQLNCTGGNSATEPYLVAHNLLLAHAAAVKLYKNKYQTSQEGTIGITLVSNWFIPISEANQHKNAALRFLDFMFGWFAEPLTSGDYPQSMQRLVGNRLPKFTKEQSMMLFGSFDFLGLNYYTTYYAAYAPQPNSSNASYLIDIHAKPLYERNGVPIGPKAASDWLYVYPRGIQDLLHYIKENYHDPLIYITENGIDEFNDPKLSLEEALNDTIRVDYHYWHLYYLQKAIQDGVNVKGYFLWSLLDNFEWNSGYTVRFGINYVDYDNGLKRSPKLSAQWFKNFLSNF